Below is a genomic region from Neisseria zoodegmatis.
ATTGGCCGGTCATGTAGTCGGAGTCTTCCGAAGCCAGATAATGTACCAGCGAGGCGACATCTTCAGGTAGTTGGGTGCGCCCCATCAGGATGCCTGCCGAGAATTTTTCAAATGCCTCACCGGGCTTGAGGCCGAGGTGCTTGCCCATTTCGGCGTCGATGCGATCCCACATTTTGGTGCCGGCAACACCGGGACAGTAGCCGTTGACCGTGATGTTGTGTTTGGCCAGTTCTTTGGCGGCGGCGATGGTGAGGGCGCGCACGGAGAATTTGCTGGCGCAATACACGCCCAAAAGATCGAATGATTCGTGACCGGCAATGCTGCATGCGTTGATGATTTTATACACGCGGCTGCTGTCTTGCTTTTTCATTTGTTCCGCTGCGGCCTGCATGCCGTAGAGTACGCCTTTGACGTTGATGTTGAACACGCGGTCGAAATCGGCTTCGGTAACGTCCAGCAGCGGCAACACTTCTTCAATGCCGGCGTTGTTGATAAACACGTCAACCCGCCCGAAAGTATCGACGGCATGCTGGACGAGTGCAAACTGATCTGCCCGTTTCGACACGTCGCCTTTGAACGAAGCAACGGGCTGATTACGGTTTTTGAACGCTTGCTCGGTTTGGGCGAGTTTATTGCCGTCGATATCGGATAAGACGATATTAAAGCCGTCTCGGGCAAGGCGTTCGGCAATGCCTTTGCCCAGACCGTCGGCAGAGCCGGTAATGACTGCGGTTTTTTGTTGGGGCATGGTGTTTCTCCTTGTTTTCCAATACTGATTTGAACAATATCTTTGCTTGTTGAAACAGGCCGTCTGAAAAAGCGGATGGCCTGCTTGGTAAAGTGAGCCTGTGGTTTTCTATTCATCCCCCACTCGAAGCGGGGGATGCGGTTGTCGGGCTTCGGGCTGTAATGAATGTACTTGCGTGAAACCGGCCTTATTCATCCACTTCGTCGGCAGACGGCGGCACCCAGTTGGCGATAAAGGCGTCGATGTCGGCTTCGGGGGTGTCGGCATCGGCGAGGATGCCGATCAGGGTTTTCACCGGCAGGGTTTCGCCTGCGCCGTGGAGGATGCGCCGCAATACGCCCGAGTCGGTGGCTTCGACGGCGTTGGTGAGTTTGTCGGTGTCGATGTTGAGGATTTCCATGCCTACGCTCACGGGTGTGCCGACTTCAATCAGCCATTCGTTGATGGTGCCTTCTTCCATGGTCAGACCCCATTTGGGGATGATGACGGGTTTGATGTTACTCATGGTTGTCTCCTTTGTTTATTGTGAATGCCGTCTGAAAACGTTTCAGAGGGGGCTGTTATGGTTTCAAAAGGCAGGCGTTTTTGCCCGCCTTTTGTCGGGCAGTTTGCCGATGGTGTTCTGGCAAAACTGACAAGCCCGCTTTGGCGAAGCTCTCCACATTCGCTTTCAGACGGCCTCAACCTTTCCTAATGTTTTGCGAACGGCTTCGGCGATTTGCTTGCCGCCGGGCAGGTAGAGTTTTTCCAGTACGTTGGAAAACGGCACGGGCGTGTGCGGCGGCGACACCATTTCGATGCCGGATTTGAGTGCGCCGAAGATTTGCTGGCACACTTGGGCGGAAATGTCGGTGGCGATATTGCAACGGGGGCTGGCTTCGTCCACCACCACTAAGCGGCCGGTTTTTTCCACCGATTTCAATACGGTGTCGATATCGAGCGGCGAAAGGGTACGCAAGTCGATAACTTCTGCTTCGATGCCTTCTTTTTCCAGCGCTTTGGCGGCGTCCATACTGCGCTGAACCATCATGCCGTAGGTAACGATGGTGGCGTCTTTACCT
It encodes:
- a CDS encoding biotin/lipoyl-containing protein yields the protein MSNIKPVIIPKWGLTMEEGTINEWLIEVGTPVSVGMEILNIDTDKLTNAVEATDSGVLRRILHGAGETLPVKTLIGILADADTPEADIDAFIANWVPPSADEVDE
- a CDS encoding acetoin reductase, whose product is MPQQKTAVITGSADGLGKGIAERLARDGFNIVLSDIDGNKLAQTEQAFKNRNQPVASFKGDVSKRADQFALVQHAVDTFGRVDVFINNAGIEEVLPLLDVTEADFDRVFNINVKGVLYGMQAAAEQMKKQDSSRVYKIINACSIAGHESFDLLGVYCASKFSVRALTIAAAKELAKHNITVNGYCPGVAGTKMWDRIDAEMGKHLGLKPGEAFEKFSAGILMGRTQLPEDVASLVHYLASEDSDYMTGQSLIIDGGMVFR